The Methanosarcina barkeri MS DNA window AGATGTAGATCCATTTCCAAGTAGGCTATCTGTCATGCTAGGAATTATACCGCCCCAACCTTCACTGGAACCATAAGTCATTAGGTTAGAGAACCTGTAGTCTCCAAGAAGCTCAAAGTCATTGAGCGAAGACAAAGTTGTGGACCAGGGTGCATAATACGAAGAGGTATGCCCTATCATGTGCCATCCAGGAGTAAGCTCAAGAGAAGCAGGCACCCCAGGGTCAGTACTGTCAGATGACATTCCCTTGAACTGAACATTGGCCCCGAAAGGCTCTTTAGTGTAGACCCAGTATCCCTTGCACGGTTCAATGGTCTCAGGGAACTGCCAGCATGAACCATCCCAATAGAGGACTGTGCTGTCATTGCCAAAGACATCTTCAGTACAGGCGTTCAAAAGCGTCTTCGGCACGGATTTCAGGTTCCAGCCGTCATCAAGCGTGATAGCCATATCTTCATATGTCCTTACAGGTCCACACCTTGAGAATTTAGAGTTGTAGTTGCTTGCATTGTCCCGAGCAATTACAGCCACCCAGTAGTCCTTGCCGTAAATAAGGTCTGTTCCACCGATTTCTTCAATGCATAGATCCGTGACACTTGAATTTTCTAGTTTCTGGTTCGGAGTCAGTGACCCATCTGTATGAGTCTCTAACCCGGTTGTGTTTACCTTTTGCATATCCTCAATACAGCTTGGCTCAGATGTGCTGATATAAACCTCGTATGGCATGTCGGCAAGATCTGCGTCAGTGCTTGCATTCCAGCTAACATACAGCCCGGGATAATCATTCACATACTGCCAGTAAGTTTGACCAGGAGCGTCTACAACATTCAGGTTTGCCACACAAGCCGGAGCAACACTGTCAACTGAGAAAGACTTCATATCAGGCTGGTAAGTCCTGCTGCTTGTACAGTCGGTGATAACTACTGTCCATTTTTTGTTCACTCCATCTTTTACTGCAGCTTTTATTGAATAATTATCTTCACCGACAACAAAGTCGCCACAGTTGCAATTTTCAACGGTGCTGCATGTTAGGTCCTCATCTGCCTGGTCACAGCTTGCATCTACTTCTTTACCGTCAACGAGAAGCTTGTAGTTGAAAGGCAGTCCTGCCCCCTCCCCATTCTGTCCTGCAACAGTGAAGGTAAATGTTGGGTTTGAAGAAACGTATCCTCCATCCGGAGAAACGAGAGAGACACTAAGCCCATCAAGGCTCACATAGAAGTCACGAACCTTACTTGTAGCTTTGTTTCCAGCTCCGTCTTCAACAGAAACCGACCAGTTGTGAGCACCGTCATCGAGGTCGAGTTCCTGAGTAATGGGCACTCCGGACTGCACAGTCCCTGTAATATTAGTTCCATAACTCTTAGCAACTTGTCCATCTATATACATTGTATATGTCAGGCCAAGATTACTATATTGAGCAGCTAAAGCATCCTCACAAGTGAAGTTGAACTGAGTAGAGCCTATTAACTCTTTATAGCAATCCTGAGGAGAAGTAAGTATTACACTGGGACATTTAGTGTCTACATACAGTGCACGAGACCCGGTTGTGTGTGTGTTTCCGTAACTGTCTCTGGTACTAATTTCCCAGGTGTGATAACCATCCGCGAGTTCAAACTCAAGTTTTTTATATGTACCAGAGGTTATTACCCCACTACTCTTTTGGACGCCGTCGAGAGAGAAAGTGTATGTAAGTTGACTCCCGGACTGACCGTATGAATCGTATGCAGTGAAGTTAAAGGCAACACACTTTTTGGCAGCAAACTCGGATTCAGGGCTAATTATCGTTATGTACGGATCACTAGTGTCAAACCCGTCAGGGAAAGATTCATCTCCCAGCAGATTACCTAAATCATCAAAGCCAGATATGTCTATATCCAGAGGACCGCTTACATCATCTGGAACCTCAAAGTCATAAGCAAAGGTGTCATCATCTATTTGATCCATCGGATCATCAGTCACGAAATCAGCGCCTACTAAGTTTACATTACTAACTCCAGGTAAACCGTTGCCAATCGATATATTGGCGTGATCGACGGGCTGGCTGAAATTTGCGATGATATTTACAATTTCCCCCGGTCTAAAAGGACCAGTTTTGTTATATCCGATACTGATATTCAAATAGTCATCAAGACCAAACACAAATGCGTTAGGGTCTTTTGCAGGTTCACCATTCAGCAGCAGAGCTCCAGTTGCATCATATGCGTTTATGTCTACACCCAAATTACCACTTATTATACTCACTGGAATAGTATAGTTATAAATAAAGGAATTATCTTCAGCATCCAGTGTGTTCATCGCCTCATTAACTAATGATGAACCAGTTTTGTTAGTGATCGATATATTGGCGTGATCAACAGTTGTATTGAAATCCGCGGTTATGGTCACAACATCGGTCGGTATAACATTGGTTTTACTATAGGTGACATTGACGCTTGAATCGGTATCATCACCTGTAGGAGTATCATCACCTGTAGAATCATATTTTAAGAAATCAGACACAGATTTGCTATCCACGAATGCGGAGGCGTTAAATCCAGAGACGTTTACATCTAAAGGACTTATATCCTTCATATTCGCTGGAATGGTATAGATATAGCTAAAGTTGCTACCCTCTATTCCAGTAGTTATTTTGTCCATTGCCTGACTGTTTACTAAATATGAACCAGCATTCTCAGTAATCGATATCCTGGCTTCATCAATAGTCTTATTGAAATCGGCCGTGATATTTACAACTTCTCCCGATTTGAAGAAATCATCGGTTCCGTTGTGTTTTATATCAATGGTTAAATTATCTTCAGCTGCACTTGCTACCCCTAGTAAAAGGGACGTAATTAGTAGTGCACTAAATAGTATCAATCTTTGTTTCATATTTTACACCTAGATTCCGCAAATATCCAATTTTCTTCCAGTTTAAACATTGAATAGGTCTTTGTTAATAATTTTATTAAGTTGAAAGATATAGCAGATCCCAGCTATTTAAATGATTTTGACAAACAGTGTAGTAATATTGAGATAGTTAAAAGCTCAATAGATTAATAAATTAATACTGTTTGATAATTATAGATTATATTTTGCCCCTATTTTTCAACCCAACCCCCTCTATATAATTACACTGACATTATCCATATATGTTCGGTTGACAAGAAACCCAACGCTTCTCCGAAATCGTTTTTGGTAGAAGTGGGGTAACATTTGATCCTGATGCGGCAAGTATTAACCTCTCTGTTCTTGCTGCACAGGGAGGTGATAATCCTGTTTTTGTATCAGTGCTGACTGGACAAGCCCTGAACATTAGACATGTGCCCGCTATCGAAAGGCGAAAATTTGTTGTGAGCTAAATTTCCACCGACTGCAATCTTTTGATTTTAATGTAGGGTACATATCTTAGTATATTATCTTAGGATGATAATATAGCTAAGATTACACGATAACTAATATAAATCTTTCTGACAGAATAGAATAATTAAATTTAATTAGTGTTAAAAAAGAATCTAATGTATATTAATAAAAATTGTTTAGATTATAGATTGAAAAAGTTGCAATTTTTTGAGATTGCCTGTAAAAATTTTGAAATTGTTTGGGTTAAAAAGAGGACATATAAAAATATAGTAGATAGTATGTAGAAAATATAGAGATTAAAAGGTTTTGTTTTGAAAGATATTTCAGAGATTTTTCAAGGCTGCAAGCAAAGAAACTCCTGAGAGAAAGAAACAATGTTATCTTTATTGAAATCAAAGCTGACAAACTTAAAATGTGGAAAGCACATAATTTAAATAAAAACATTTTTTTATACGAAAATAAAATGGGGGTTTTAAAATTCGATACACTTTCCAGAATTCTACCGAATTTCCAGTTCAGAGAGACTTTATACAGGATATGCAGGATTTTATAGCGATTTCAAAGGAAGTCATACCTCTGGAAAAATCAACTATCACGATAAAAAATGAAAACCAAGAAAGGCGTGCAGTCTTCGAAAAAATGATTCAAGAAATAGACCTGTTTGAGAAGGAAATGAGGGAATGTATTGAGACCCACGTAGCCGGAGTAGACACACCTGAGATTCTTGAGATCAAAGAGAAAACTTTTGAGACCTCCTCAAGCGTGGCACTGGCAAAGAAAAATGAAAAACTTGCCGAGATCGACAATGAAAATAAACTGGACCTCATGGAAATGCAGCAGCTTGATACAAGGATACTCTCAGCTCTTAGCCCTTTTTTTGAAGATAGTATATATGGAGCCCAAAATGCTCGCTATGCCTTTATGGAGGATAAAACGCTGAAGGGAAAGCAGGTCAGTTTTATTGACAACCTGCAATATGAGTTTGAACTACTTTTCACACAGGATACTTTGAAGGTAAAAGACCTACAAAACCTGACCTTACCGATATGGTCAAAAGGCGGAATCCTATCTAGAGAGGAGAAAGTAAAAAAAATCGATGTATCCGACTTTTATATAAAGAACATTAAGTATGAGAAAAATAGTCTGAAAACCGTGCTCGAAGATAAGGATGCGGAAAATAAGTTTACTATCTCCTCGGACGAGAAAACTTTCCTGATTATGCACAGAGACTACGAGATAACACGGGACCAGGAACTGGCTGCTGCCTTAAACAGGGACTTGGTAGATTCGTTCATAACAAAGCTAAAAGGGTTCTTCACCGAATTTGTGGGCTCGAAAAAGCTTATCAATATCACACTTGACGGGAAAAACGTAATTAAAGAAGACAGAGTTTTTGATTGCCTGAAGCTGATTGCTTCCATATACGGAAGACTGGTAAAGGAATGCCTTGAAAAAGGATACACTGAAGAGGAAATTACTATTAAAATTGAAGAACCAGGGGGGACGAGAACAGAGAAATATCTTGAAAAGTCGGAAATTTTGAGAGAGCTGTCAACTATTGGAAAGGAAGGAGAAGATCTAGCTACACTCCTGAGGGTTAAGGAAGCTTGAGAAAAGATAGTTAGGCGACAGGAGAGATCTTGTTGACACAGGGCCAGAGTAACGTTAAGTTCTGGAGCGTTCCTGTGCCAGAAATGCTCCAGAGACTCAAAATAACCAACGAAGGCTTGAGCAGTTCTGAAAGCAGTGAACACCTTAAAAAATATGGGGCCAATCTCCTTAAACCAAAAAAAGTTCAAATACCCTTAAAATCTTATTTTCCCAGTTTAAGAGTCCGATTATTCTTATTTTGCTTTTTGCAGCCGGATTGTCTTATTTTCTTGGAGATGTTACAGATACTGTAATTATTATAACCATTATCCTGATCAGCAGTTTGCTTGGCTTCTGGCAAGAGAAAGGAGCTGCAGATTGCCTGATTCTTGAATCAAAAGGGCTTTTTGTCAATGAAGCTACTCTCACCGGAGAAACTTATCCGGTGGAAAAATCAACAAAAACCCTGAACGTAGAAACACCTCTTGCAAAGCTTACAAACTCCCTCTGGATGGGAACCAGTGTGGAAAGCGGAAGTGGAAAAGCACTTGCTATAACTACAGGGCAAAAAACAGAGTTTGGGAAGATATCAGAAGAGTTAAGAACCAGTGCTCCAGAAACAGAGTTTAAAAGAGGTATTACAAAGTTTGGCCATTTTTTGATGGAGGTTACCATGCTGATGGGCATTGCAATCTTTGCAATCAATGTTTATCTTCAGAGTCCGATTCTGGATTCTTGTCATTTTTCCCTTGCGCTTGCAGTCAGACCTACACCTCAACTTCTACCTGAAATTATAAGTGTAAACATTTCTCACGGCGCAAGAGAAATGGTGGAAAATAAAGTAATTGTCAAGAGGCTGGCCTCTATTGAAAATCTCGGCAGCATGAATTTACTATGTTCCGACAAAACCGGAACTCTGACCGAAGGATAACTTCAGCTTCATTCTATCCAGGATGTAAAAGGAAGTCAGCGTGAAAAAATCCTTCTTTACGCCAGTCTCAATGCCCATTACCAGAAAAGTTTAAAAACCCTATAGACCGAGCAATCCTGGCAAAGAGTAGATTCGATATGGGAGAATATAAGAACCTGGAAGAGGTCTCTTATGATTTAATACGCAGGCGATTAAGCGTTCTTGTCTCAAAAATGAGAATAGCCTGATGATCACTAAAGGTGCGCTCTCGAATATTCTTGAGATCTGCACTCTAG harbors:
- a CDS encoding P-type ATPase, which gives rise to MSYFLGDVTDTVIIITIILISSLLGFWQEKGAADCLILESKGLFVNEATLTGETYPVEKSTKTLNVETPLAKLTNSLWMGTSVESGSGKALAITTGQKTEFGKISEELRTSAPETEFKRGITKFGHFLMEVTMLMGIAIFAINVYLQSPILDSCHFSLALAVRPTPQLLPEIISVNISHGAREMVENKVIVKRLASIENLGSMNLLCSDKTGTLTEG